A genomic stretch from Lathyrus oleraceus cultivar Zhongwan6 chromosome 2, CAAS_Psat_ZW6_1.0, whole genome shotgun sequence includes:
- the LOC127118107 gene encoding uncharacterized protein LOC127118107 isoform X2: protein MSHMQSSFQKPVVIPIKNVGWNFQSRTFIQSLAVSVKHNDSHNKWKKTLVSCSKPTEAVDTTKSEASLDNITKESLEKNPLQTATFPNGFEALLLDICDETQIAEVKLKVGEFEMHMKRSMGVADAPISDISQATPSPVPTKLIVESTTSTPPPKPSPGKTNPFVNEFHDKSPKLAALEASKTKNYLLVESPMVGLFRRGKTVKGNRQPPICKEGDIIKDGQVIGYLDQCGTSLPVKSNVAGEVLKILFQDEEAVAYGDPLIAVSPAFNNIN, encoded by the exons ATGTCCCATATGCAATCCTCATTTCAGAAACCAGTTGTAATTCCCATAAAAAATGTTGGATGGAACTTTCAAAGTAGGACTTTCATCCAGAGCTTGGCAGTTAGTGTTAAGCACAATGATTCTCACAACAAATGGAAGAAAACACTAGTGTCTTGCTCAAAACCAACAGAAGCTGTTGACACTACCAAGTCCGAGG CTTCTTTGGACAACATTACAAAAGAATCATTGGAGAAAAATCCTTTGCAAACAGCTACATTTCCTAATGGATTTGAG GCTTTACTATTAGATATATGCGATGAGACTCAAATTGCTGAAGTGAAATTAAAG GTTGGAGAGTTTGAGATGCATATGAAACGAAGCATGGGAGTAGCAGATGCTCCAATTTCCGACATTTCACAAGCTACACCATCGCCTGTTCCAACTAAACTCATAGTTGAATCAACAACTTCAACCCCACCACCTAAACCATCTCCAGGAAAAACCAATCCATTTGTAAATGAGTTCCATGATAAGTCACCAAAGTTGGCTGCATTGGAGGCATCTAAGACCAAAAATTATCTCTTGGTAGAATCTCCTATG GTTGGTTTATTTCGAAGAGGTAAAACTGTGAAAGGGAATAGGCAACCTCCTATATGTAAAGAG GGTGATATAATCAAAGATGGTCAAGTTATAGGCTATTTGGATCAGTGTGGCACTTCACTTCCTGTGAAG TCAAATGTGGCTGGAGAAGTATTGAAGATACTCTTTCAGGATGAAG AGGCTGTTGCTTATGGAGACCCTCTTATTGCTGTCTCACCAGCATTCAACAATATCAACTGA
- the LOC127118107 gene encoding uncharacterized protein LOC127118107 isoform X1, which translates to MDSSAAIRSSHCFMSHMQSSFQKPVVIPIKNVGWNFQSRTFIQSLAVSVKHNDSHNKWKKTLVSCSKPTEAVDTTKSEASLDNITKESLEKNPLQTATFPNGFEALLLDICDETQIAEVKLKVGEFEMHMKRSMGVADAPISDISQATPSPVPTKLIVESTTSTPPPKPSPGKTNPFVNEFHDKSPKLAALEASKTKNYLLVESPMVGLFRRGKTVKGNRQPPICKEGDIIKDGQVIGYLDQCGTSLPVKSNVAGEVLKILFQDEEAVAYGDPLIAVSPAFNNIN; encoded by the exons ATGGATTCCTCCGCCGCCATTCGATCTTCTCACT GCTTTATGTCCCATATGCAATCCTCATTTCAGAAACCAGTTGTAATTCCCATAAAAAATGTTGGATGGAACTTTCAAAGTAGGACTTTCATCCAGAGCTTGGCAGTTAGTGTTAAGCACAATGATTCTCACAACAAATGGAAGAAAACACTAGTGTCTTGCTCAAAACCAACAGAAGCTGTTGACACTACCAAGTCCGAGG CTTCTTTGGACAACATTACAAAAGAATCATTGGAGAAAAATCCTTTGCAAACAGCTACATTTCCTAATGGATTTGAG GCTTTACTATTAGATATATGCGATGAGACTCAAATTGCTGAAGTGAAATTAAAG GTTGGAGAGTTTGAGATGCATATGAAACGAAGCATGGGAGTAGCAGATGCTCCAATTTCCGACATTTCACAAGCTACACCATCGCCTGTTCCAACTAAACTCATAGTTGAATCAACAACTTCAACCCCACCACCTAAACCATCTCCAGGAAAAACCAATCCATTTGTAAATGAGTTCCATGATAAGTCACCAAAGTTGGCTGCATTGGAGGCATCTAAGACCAAAAATTATCTCTTGGTAGAATCTCCTATG GTTGGTTTATTTCGAAGAGGTAAAACTGTGAAAGGGAATAGGCAACCTCCTATATGTAAAGAG GGTGATATAATCAAAGATGGTCAAGTTATAGGCTATTTGGATCAGTGTGGCACTTCACTTCCTGTGAAG TCAAATGTGGCTGGAGAAGTATTGAAGATACTCTTTCAGGATGAAG AGGCTGTTGCTTATGGAGACCCTCTTATTGCTGTCTCACCAGCATTCAACAATATCAACTGA
- the LOC127118106 gene encoding cation/H(+) antiporter 15, translated as MNFESATGTYKFLCQNPRNHASYDIWHSANPLHNPRSLFLLQYSLLSIVSQFIFLCIQPLAQSSIVAQILGGVLLGPSFLGHKKIMISNALFPPKGSMVIETTAAFGIMFFFFIIGVRMDPATLWKTEKKAKMISFFVFTFTLLIPTSLSILMISYIPMDKTLSRCLPFIAFSQSFTAFISISIVLTELKILNTDIGRLAMSVAMFSDIVGFSMAVLVFSILQYKHVSFSKFLGIFSSLAGLVLSIIFVMRPILMAISKKRRGEKHVSEWSFVCIMVFVLITGLLSETIGQHYVMGPLLLGLVLPEGPPIGTSLIEKIEAFTYAFFYPIYLTISGMKTNLFKIDYKSMWIVCFLVVVSVMVKIGSVMVSGYYTNVPLKECFVIGLIMNSRGVAELLMYNLWRGAKLLTEQEFSLVVFSIIVINAIVTPLIKILYDPSKQYHSIIRSSIQHASGELDILRIMVCVYRNENIPTMMNLLEVSHASEDSNVRVIALVLVELLGRSRPLLVAHQPHHILRCTSSKSTQVNHAFHQYIDQNKGYATVELFTSVSNFETMNDDICRIAIDRIANILILPFHKQWEIDGSVEVTNKSIQYMNIKVLNTAPCSVGILVDRGANNTKQLFSSPTTPLAYHVGVFFLGGSDDIEALVYSSRMCRHENVKVTVIRFLQHGLENSPEKRREGDVIGEYRNLHKGTRRFKTVDEVIKDGTEMSKRIRKRIDSFDLVMVGKEHAESALLQGYEEWSECPELGVIGDMLASQDFETKTSVLVVQQQRIIQRKFSKVKVFPMTNEKENDYLLHSHALNMQIRIDDKKIEHK; from the exons ATGAATTTTGAATCAGCAACAGGAACCTATAAATTTCTTTGTCAAAATCCTCGCAATCATGCAAGTTATGATATCTGGCACTCTGCCAACCCTCTTCATAACCCACGCTCTCTTTTCTTACTTCAATATTCTTTGCTTTCCATTGTTTCTCAATTTATCTTTCTTTGTATCCAACCTCTTGCTCAATCTTCCATTGTTGCTCAGATTCTT GGTGGAGTATTACTTGGGCCATCATTTCTTGGTCACAAAAAGATAATGATATCAAATGCATTGTTTCCTCCAAAAGGTTCTATGGTAATTGAAACAACAGCAGCATTTGGAATCATGTTCTTCTTCTTCATAATAGGTGTAAGGATGGATCCTGCTACGTTATGGAAGACTGAAAAAAAGGCCAAGATGATAAGTTTTTTTGTATTCACGTTCACATTACTAATTCCAACAAGTTTATCCATTTTGATGATTTCTTATATTCCCATGGACAAAACCCTTTCCAGATGTCTTCCATTTATAGCTTTTTCGCAATCCTTTACTGCTTTTATAAGTATATCAATCGTCCTTACAGAGCTAAAGATTCTAAACACGGACATCGGCCGATTAGCCATGTCGGTCGCAATGTTTTCTGACATTGTTGGATTTTCAATGGCAGTACTTGTCTTTTCTATACTTCAATACAAACATGTCAGTTTTTCTAAATTCCTAGGTATCTTTTCATCTTTAGCCGGACTCGTTCTTTCGATTATCTTCGTAATGAGACCGATACTTATGGCGATCTCTAAGAAACGAAGAGGCGAAAAACATGTTAGTGAATGGTCCTTTGTTTGTATCATGGTCTTTGTTCTTATAACTGGACTTCTTAGTGAAACTATTGGACAACATTATGTTATGGGACCATTGCTTTTAGGATTGGTTTTACCAGAAGGGCCACCTATAGGAacaagtttgattgagaaaataGAGGCATTTACTTATGCATTCTTTTATCCGATTTACCTTACGATTTCCGGAATGAAAACTAATCTCTTCAAAATTGATTACAAGTCTATGTGGATTGTGTGTTTCCTTGTGGTTGTTTCTGTTATGGTGAAAATTGGATCTGTTATGGTTTCCGGATATTACACGAATGTACCTTTGAAAGAATGTTTCGTGATCGGACTGATTATGAATTCACGGGGCGTAGCAGAACTTCTTATGTATAATCTATGGAGGGGAGCCAAG TTACTAACAGAACAAGAGTTCTCTTTGGTAGTGTTTTCTATCATCGTGATAAATGCGATCGTAACGCCGCTTATAAAAATCTTGTATGATCCTTCAAAACAATATCATTCTATAATAAGAAGCTCGATTCAACATGCAAGTGGAGAATTGGATATTCTCCGGATCATGGTTTGCGTTTACAGGAACGAAAACATCCCGACAATGATGAACCTATTGGAAGTATCTCATGCAAGTGAAGATAGCAATGTTAGAGTGATAGCACTTGTTCTGGTAGAGCTTTTAGGAAGATCAAGACCGCTTCTCGTCGCGCATCAACCGCACCATATCCTACGGTGCACCTCGTCGAAATCAACACAAGTCAATCATGCATTTCACCAATATATAGACCAGAACAAAGGGTATGCGACAGTTGAACTGTTTACTTCAGTCTCAAATTTTGAAACCATGAACGATGATATTTGTCGTATAGCAATCGACAGAATAGCCAACATTTTGATTCTTCCTTTTCATAAGCAATGGGAGATTGATGGAAGTGTTGAAGTAACAAACAAATCAATTCAATACATGAACATTAAGGTTCTCAACACGGCGCCATGTTCTGTCGGAATCCTAGTTGATAGAGGTGCAAACAATACCAAACAACTGTTTTCAAGCCCTACAACACCATTAGCATACCACGTCGGCGTGTTCTTCCTTGGAGGTTCAGATGATATAGAAGCACTAGTCTATAGTTCAAGAATGTGCAGGCATGAAAATGTGAAAGTTACGGTGATTCGGTTTCTACAACACGGATTGGAAAATTCTCCGGAAAAGAGGCGCGAGGGCGATGTGATAGGCGAATATCGAAACTTACATAAGGGAACCCGTAGGTTTAAGACTGTTGATGAAGTTATAAAAGACGGAACAGAAATGTCAAAAAGAATACGAAAACGGATAGATTCTTTTGATTTGGTTATGGTAGGAAAGGAACATGCAGAATCTGCTTTGCTTCAAGGGTATGAGGAATGGAGTGAGTGTCCTGAATTAGGAGTCATTGGAGACATGCTTGCTTCTCAAGATTTCGAAACAAAGACTTCTGTTTTGGTTGTGCAACAACAGAGAATTATTCAAAGAAAGTTTTCTAAGGTCAAAGTTTTTCCAATGACAAATGAAAAAGAAAACGATTACCTTTTACATTCTCATGCACTTAATATGCAAATAAGAATAGATGACAAAAAAATAGAACATAAATAA